The following proteins come from a genomic window of Gossypium raimondii isolate GPD5lz chromosome 5, ASM2569854v1, whole genome shotgun sequence:
- the LOC105765923 gene encoding annexin D4-like: MANPCEVEVLNNALSGIGVDEKSLVSILTKSQNEHKKSMRKGCSKFFLEDERQFERWNDSAIKSLKAEFKLFKDVVVLSLMHPWERDARLLKKALKKGPPHYNVIVEIACTRSSDQLLGARKAYHSLFDRSIEEDLASHVKGSERKLLVALVSAYRYEGPKVKEDAAKSEAKALLNAIKNNNGDHKKKAMEEDEVIWILTTRSKPHLKVVYEQYKKISAKTITEDLEVELLLKETVECLCTPQTYFTRVFDTALREDAKEDAKKALTRLVATQEDVDLKGIAAKFEDKIKERVKGAYKDVLLGVLADDRK; this comes from the exons ATGGCTAATCCTTGTGAAGTGGAAGTTCTCAACAATGCCTTGTCAG ggatTGGAGTTGATGAAAAATCACTAGTTTCAATACTGACAAAATCACAAAATGAGCACAAGAAATCCATGAGGAAAGGATGTTCCAAATTCTTCCTTGAGGATGAACGTCAATTTGAGCGATGGAACGACAGTGCCATCAAGAGCCTTAAAGCTGAATTCAAGCTATTTAAG GATGTTGTGGTGCTTTCGCTGATGCATCCATGGGAGAGAGATGCTCGATTGTTGAAAAAGGCGTTGAAGAAGGGACCTCCACACTATAACGTGATTGTTGAAATAGCATGCACCCGATCATCCGATCAGCTTTTGGGTGCCCGAAAAGCCTACCATTCCCTCTTCGACCGTTCCATCGAGGAAGATCTTGCTTCCCACGTTAAGGGCTCCGAGCGCAAG TTGTTGGTGGCACTGGTGAGTGCTTACAGATATGAAGGACCAAAGGTGAAGGAAGACGCTGCAAAATCGGAGGCCAAAGCACTTTTAAATGCAATCAAGAATAATAATGGTGATCATAAGAAGAAGGCTATGGAGGAGGATGAAGTTATCTGGATTCTAACTACAAGGAGTAAGCCTCATCTTAAAGTAGTCTATGAACAATACAAGAAAATTTCTGCCAAAACCATCACTGAG gACCTTGAAGTTGAGTTGCTCTTGAAAGAGACAGTGGAATGCCTCTGCACCCCTCAAACATATTTCACCAGG GTTTTCGATACAGCTTTAAGAGAGGATGCGAAGGAAGATGCAAAAAAAGCACTGACTCGCTTGGTTGCAACACAAGAAGACGTAGATTTGAAGGGAATCGCTGCTAAGTTTGAGgacaaaataaaagagagagtTAAAGGAGCCTATAAGGATGTGTTGCTTGGTGTGTTAGCAGATGATAGGAAATGA
- the LOC128041014 gene encoding uncharacterized protein LOC128041014 — MDIKPSYNYLLGRPWIHSAGAVPSSLHQKLKLVTEGRLITIDSEEDIIASVTSDAPYLGVDDDAVKCSFRSLEFVNATFVTEGKKIPMPSISRATRMGLQMTVRKGAVPGRGLGRCLQGKIEAPVVKDKQDRFGLGFKPNAKQRKKELEKRQDRRKARLNGKEVDWEPMAFPHISRTFISGGTMYSGLRTPRKKTAEEMSQDINDMSDSTMDLENPFERDMCLEESQDFEDNTDYNLPPDLLRMVEQEEKQVLPHEETIETVILEEGKMVKIGTCIADEVKRDLVKLLREFKDVFAWSYQDMPGLSTDIVVHRLPIKEDYRPVQQKLRRMRPDVVLKIKEEGNVSEAMVTLFHDMMHNELEVYVDDMIAKSKTEEEHVQVLKKLFMRLRKFQLKLNPAKCTFGVRSGKLLGFVVSERGIEIDPDKVRAIQELPPPRTQKKVRGFLGRLNYIARFISQLTEKCDPIFRLLKKHNPVFKNSMGCVLGQHDESGRKERAIYYLSKKFTECETRYSPIEKLCCALIWTTRRLRQYMLYHTTWLISKLDPLKYLMESTALNGRMTRWQILLSEFDIVYVNQKAVKGSAIAEFLASRALDDYEPLNFDFPNEDLMYIATVEKDFQEGGPWKLSFDGASNAIRNGIGAVLVSPNGDYYPFTSKLDFDCTNNMAEYEACIMGIRAAIERKIKVLEVYGDSALVIYQLKGEWETRDLKLVRYRKLVMELIEEFDSVTFSYLPRDENQMADALATLASMFKVNKLEDMKPIQISIYEAPAHCCNIDSEEGKDDHPWYHDILQYVKSREYPDHATENDKKTLKRLAIDYVLDGEILYKKGKDQVLLRCVDAVEAKEILEEVHEGICGMHANDFTMARQIMRFGYYWSTMEGDCINYAKRCHKCQIYSNKMHAPPSPLHVMVSPWPFSMWGMDAASYANITKSAVSKFLKKEIICRYGMPERIISDNAMNLNNNLIAEVCSQFKIRHHNLSPYRPKINGAVEAANKNIKKIVGKMTETYKDWHEKLPFALLAYRTSVRTSTGATPFSLVYGMEAVLPIEVEIPSLRVLAELKLDEAEWIQSRYDQLNLVEEKRLKAIRHGGALILSEMDGKSLPNPVNSDSVKKYFT, encoded by the exons ATGGATATCAAGCCTTCGTATAATTACTTACTGGGGAGACCATGGATTCATTCAGCAGGGGCGGTGCCTTCATCATTGCACCAGAAGTTGAAATTAGTGACAGAAGGCCGGTTAATTACGATTGACTCTGAGGAAGACATCATTGCATCGGTAACCAGTGACGCACCATATTTGGGAGTAGATGACGATGCGGTCAAATGTTCTTTTCGATCCTTAGAGTTCGTAAATGCAACTTTTGTCACTGAGGGAAAGAAAATCCCAATGCCCAGCATATCTAGAGCCACAAGGATGGGACTACAAATGACAGTTAGGAAAGGAGCTGTGCCTGGAAGAGGACTGGGAAGATGCCTTCAAGGAAAGATTGAGGCACCAGTGGTGAAAGACAAACAAGACCGttttggtttaggatttaaaccAAATGCCAAGCAGAGAAAGAAAGAGTTAGAGAAAAGACAAGACAGGAGGAAAGCGCGTTTGAACGGAAAAGAAGTTGATTGGGAACCTATGGCTTTCCCCCACATATCCAGGACATTCATATCGGGAGGAACCATGTATTCTGGACTGAGGACTCCAAGAAAGAAGACCGCAGAGGAAAT GTCCcaagatatcaatgatatgagtgaCTCTACTATGGACTTAGAAAATCCTTTTGAAcgagatatgtgtttagaggaaTCTCAAGATTTTGAAGATAACACGGATTACAACCTacctccggacttgttgaggatggtagagcaggaagaGAAACAGGTTCTTCCTCACGAGGAGACGATAGAGACAGTGATCCTAGAGGAGGGAAAGATGGTAAAGATTGGCACGTGCATAGCTGATGAAGTGAAACGAGACCTCGTTAAATTGCttcgagagttcaaagatgtcttcgcatggtcataccaagatatgccgGGGTTAAGTACTGACATCGTAGTTCACCGACTTCCTATAAAGGAAGATTACAGACCAGTTCAGCAAAAGCTCCGAAGGATGAGGCCAGATgttgtgttaaaaataaaagaggag GGCAACGTGTCGGAGGCCATGGTAACAttgttccatgatatgatgcataatGAGTTAGAggtctatgttgatgacatgattgcaaaatctaaAACAGAAGAGGAACATGTGCAGGtccttaagaaattatttatgagGTTGAGAAAATTTCAGCTAAAGCTAAATCCAGCAAAATGCACATTTGGGGTCAGATCAGGAAAATTGCTTGGGTTCGTGGTCAGTGAGAGAGGAATTGAGATTGATCCTGACAAAGTAAGAGCAATACAAGAATTACCCCCGCCGCGTACTCAAAAGaaagttcgaggtttcttaggaaggCTGAACTATATTGCTCGGTTCATCTCACAGCTAACTGAGAAATGCGACCCCATATTTCGCCTCCtcaagaaacataatcctg TATTTAaaaattccatgggatgcgtgcttGGTCAACATGATGAATCAGGACGAAAGGAAAGAGCAAtctactatctcagtaagaagttCACTGAATGCGAAACAAGATATTCGCCAATCGAGAAATTATGTTGTGCCCTAATCTGGACCACTCGGAGACTGAGacagtacatgttgtaccatacgaCCTGGTTAATCTCTAAATTGGACCCTTTGAAATACTTAATGGAGTCAACCGCTCTGAATGGAAGAATGACCCGATGGCAAATTCTTctatctgaatttgacatagtctaTGTAAACCAGAAGGCGGtcaaagggagtgcaatagcggAATTCCTAGCAAGTAGGGCTCTGGATGATTATGAGCCATTGAACTtcgatttcccaaatgaagatttgatgtataTCGCAACTGTAGAGAAAGATTTCCAAGAAGGTGGTCCTTGGAAGTTGAGTTTTGACggagcttcaaatgctataCGCAACGGAATTGGGGCAGTACTCGTGTCTCCCAATGGAGACTATTATCCTTTCACTAGCAAATTAGACTTTGACTGCACAAATAatatggctgagtatgaagcttgcattatGGGCATCCGGGCAGCCATAGAGCGGAAAATTAAGGTGCTAGAAGTATACGGGGACTCTGCATTAGTAATTTATCAGCtcaaaggggaatgggaaacaAGAGACCTGAAGTTGGTCCGCTATCGAAAATTGGTTATGGAATTGATTGAGGAATTTGATAGTGTCACCTTTAGTTACCTCCCGCGAGATGAAAACCAGATGGCAGATGCTTTGGCCACTTTAGCCTCCATGTTTAAAGTGAACAAATTAGAAGATATGAAGCCTATCCAGATCAGCATCTACGAGGCTCCAGCTCATTGTTGCAACATTGACAGTGAAGAGGGAAAGGATGATCACCCTTGGTACCATGACATATTGCAATATGTGAAGAGTCGTGAATACCCTGACCATGCGACAGAAAATGATAAGAAGACATTAAAGAGATTAGCCATTGACTATGTTCTAGATGGggaaattttgtataaaaagggaaaagatcaAGTATTGTTGAGGTGTGTGGATGCTGTCGAGgcaaaagaaattttggaagaagtgCATGAAGGTATCTGTGGAATGCATGCCAACGACTTCACGATGGCCAGACAAAttatgagatttgggtactattggtccaccatggaaggggattgcattaaTTATGCCAAAAGGTGCCATAAGTGTCAAATCTACAGTAACAAAATGCACGCACCACCTTCACCCCTTCATGTTATGgtttctccatggcctttctccatgtggggaatGGAC gctgcttcatatgcaaataTCACGAAGTCGGCAGTTAGCAAGTTTCtgaaaaaggagatcatatgtcgatacgggatgcctgaaaggatcatatccGATAATGCGATGAACTTAAACAACAACTTAATAGCGGAAGTTTGTAGTCAGTTCAAGATCAGACACCACAATTTGTCACCGTATCGTCCAAAAATAAATGGTGCCGTGGAAGCAGCTAACAAaaacatcaagaaaattgtaggaaaaatgactgaaacctacAAAGACTGGCACGAGAAATTACCTTTTGCTCTCCTGGCATATCGCACTTCTGTTAGAacctctactggggcaacaccgtTTTCTTTAGTCTATGGGATggaagcagttttacccatagAAGTTGAAATTCCTTCCCTCCGAGTATTAGCTGAACTAAAGTTGGATGAGGCTGAATGGATTCAATCTCGATATGACCAGCTAAACTTGGTAGAAGAAAagaggttaaaagctattcgtcatg GAGGAGCTTTGAtcttgagcgagatggatggtaaaagctTGCCAAATCCTGTGAACTcggattcagtcaagaaatacttcacctgA
- the LOC105770482 gene encoding xylose isomerase isoform X2, producing the protein MAGRILLLVLFMNAAFLIVNAVPETCPADLGGKCGEDGEWEGEFFPGVPKIKYEGPSSKNPLSYKWYNAEEVILGKKMKDWLRFSVAFWHTFRGTGADPFGAPTKAWPWEDGTNSIAMAKRRMRANFEFLNKLGVDRWCFHDRDIAPDGKTLKETNSNLDEVVALAKELQGDKIRPLWGTAQLFMHPRYMHGAATSSELGVYAYAAAQVKKAMEVTHYLGGENYVFWGGREGYQTLLNTDMERELDHMAKFLEAAAAYKKKIGFNGTLLIEPKPQEPTKHQYDWDAATTLNFLHKYGLLGEFKLNIECNHATLSGHSCHHDLETARINGMLGNIDANTGDPQVGWDTDQFLTDVGEATMVMLSVIRNGGLAPGGFNFDAKLRRESTDVEDLFIAHISGMDTLARGLRNAAKLIEDGSLAELVRKRYSSFDTELGAQIEAGKADFEMLEKKAMEWGEPKVASAKQELAEMIFQSAL; encoded by the exons ATGGCTGGGAGGATTTTATTACTAGTTCTTTTTATGAATGCTGCCTTTTTAATAGTG AATGCTGTACCAGAAACATGCCCTGCTGATCTCGGTGGAAAATGTGGTGAAGATGGTGAATGGGAAGGGGAATTTTTCCCTGGAGTTCCTAAAATTAAGTATGAG GGTCCTTCTAGCAAGAATCCACTTTCATACAAATGGTACAATGCAGAAGAAGTGATTCTtgggaagaaaatgaag GACTGGTTGAGATTTAGTGTTGCATTTTGGCATACATTTCGTGGAACAGGTGCCGATCCTTTTGGTGCACCCACAAAGGCTTGGCCATGGGAAGATGGTACCAATTCCATTGCTATGGCCAAAAGAAGAA TGAGAGCCAACTTCGAATTCCTAAACAAGCTTGGAGTTGATAGGTGGTGTTTCCATGACAGGGACATTGCTCCTGATGGCAAAACACTAAAG GAAACTAATTCAAACTTGGATGAAGTTGTGGCACTTGCTAAAGAGCTTCAG GGGGACAAGATCCGTCCACTGTGGGGTACTGCTCAACTATTTATGCATCCTCGTTACATGCATGGTGCTGCTACAAG CTCTGAGTTGGGTGTTTATGCCTATGCTGCTGCTCAAGTTAAGAAAGCTATGGAG GTGACACATTATCTCGGGGgagaaaattatgtattttggGGTGGTCGTGAGGGATACCAAACACTCTTGAACACAGACATGGAAAGAGAGCTTGATCATATG GCAAAATTTCTTGAAGCTGCTGCTGCCTACAAGAAGAAGATTGGATtcaatg GAACTCTACTGATTGAACCTAAGCCTCAAGAACCTACCAAACATCA GTATGACTGGGATGCTGCAACAACACTTAACTTCTTGCATAAATATGGGCTGCTTG GAGAATTCAAACTTAACATTGAGTGTAACCATGCGACACTCTCTGGTCACAG CTGCCATCATGATCTTGAGACTGCAAGAATCAATGGAATGTTAGGAAATATTGATGCAAACACTGGGGATCCTCAAGTTG GTTGGGACACAGATCAGTTCTTGACTGATGTCGGGGAGGCAACCATGGTTATGCTAAGTGTGATAAGAAAT GGAGGATTAGCACCAGGAGGCTTCAACTTCGATGCAAAATT aCGGAGAGAGAGTACAGATGTTGAGGACTTGTTCATTGCTCATATTAGTGGAATGGACACCTTGGCTCGTGGACTCCGAAATGCTGCTAAACTGATTGAG GATGGTTCTTTGGCTGAGCTTGTTCGTAAACGATATTCTAGCTTTGACACAGAACTTGGTGCCCAGATTGAG GCTGGTAAAGCTGATTTTGAAATGCTTGAGAAGAAAGCCATGGAATGGGGAGAGCCCAAGGTTGCTTCAGCCAAGCAG GAACTTGCAGAGATGATTTTCCAATCTGCACTTTAG
- the LOC105770482 gene encoding xylose isomerase isoform X1, with translation MWYLTMGIHQEKKRYYFFSMQSDFFLSLSAALLGSVRIIVTHKSMAGRILLLVLFMNAAFLIVNAVPETCPADLGGKCGEDGEWEGEFFPGVPKIKYEGPSSKNPLSYKWYNAEEVILGKKMKDWLRFSVAFWHTFRGTGADPFGAPTKAWPWEDGTNSIAMAKRRMRANFEFLNKLGVDRWCFHDRDIAPDGKTLKETNSNLDEVVALAKELQGDKIRPLWGTAQLFMHPRYMHGAATSSELGVYAYAAAQVKKAMEVTHYLGGENYVFWGGREGYQTLLNTDMERELDHMAKFLEAAAAYKKKIGFNGTLLIEPKPQEPTKHQYDWDAATTLNFLHKYGLLGEFKLNIECNHATLSGHSCHHDLETARINGMLGNIDANTGDPQVGWDTDQFLTDVGEATMVMLSVIRNGGLAPGGFNFDAKLRRESTDVEDLFIAHISGMDTLARGLRNAAKLIEDGSLAELVRKRYSSFDTELGAQIEAGKADFEMLEKKAMEWGEPKVASAKQELAEMIFQSAL, from the exons ATGTGGTATCTGACGATGGGTATTCAtcaggaaaagaaaagatactATTTTTTTAGCATgcaaagtgatttttttttgtcactgTCGGCAGCACTATTG GGTTCAGTTCGCATAATAGTAACGCATAAAAGTATGGCTGGGAGGATTTTATTACTAGTTCTTTTTATGAATGCTGCCTTTTTAATAGTG AATGCTGTACCAGAAACATGCCCTGCTGATCTCGGTGGAAAATGTGGTGAAGATGGTGAATGGGAAGGGGAATTTTTCCCTGGAGTTCCTAAAATTAAGTATGAG GGTCCTTCTAGCAAGAATCCACTTTCATACAAATGGTACAATGCAGAAGAAGTGATTCTtgggaagaaaatgaag GACTGGTTGAGATTTAGTGTTGCATTTTGGCATACATTTCGTGGAACAGGTGCCGATCCTTTTGGTGCACCCACAAAGGCTTGGCCATGGGAAGATGGTACCAATTCCATTGCTATGGCCAAAAGAAGAA TGAGAGCCAACTTCGAATTCCTAAACAAGCTTGGAGTTGATAGGTGGTGTTTCCATGACAGGGACATTGCTCCTGATGGCAAAACACTAAAG GAAACTAATTCAAACTTGGATGAAGTTGTGGCACTTGCTAAAGAGCTTCAG GGGGACAAGATCCGTCCACTGTGGGGTACTGCTCAACTATTTATGCATCCTCGTTACATGCATGGTGCTGCTACAAG CTCTGAGTTGGGTGTTTATGCCTATGCTGCTGCTCAAGTTAAGAAAGCTATGGAG GTGACACATTATCTCGGGGgagaaaattatgtattttggGGTGGTCGTGAGGGATACCAAACACTCTTGAACACAGACATGGAAAGAGAGCTTGATCATATG GCAAAATTTCTTGAAGCTGCTGCTGCCTACAAGAAGAAGATTGGATtcaatg GAACTCTACTGATTGAACCTAAGCCTCAAGAACCTACCAAACATCA GTATGACTGGGATGCTGCAACAACACTTAACTTCTTGCATAAATATGGGCTGCTTG GAGAATTCAAACTTAACATTGAGTGTAACCATGCGACACTCTCTGGTCACAG CTGCCATCATGATCTTGAGACTGCAAGAATCAATGGAATGTTAGGAAATATTGATGCAAACACTGGGGATCCTCAAGTTG GTTGGGACACAGATCAGTTCTTGACTGATGTCGGGGAGGCAACCATGGTTATGCTAAGTGTGATAAGAAAT GGAGGATTAGCACCAGGAGGCTTCAACTTCGATGCAAAATT aCGGAGAGAGAGTACAGATGTTGAGGACTTGTTCATTGCTCATATTAGTGGAATGGACACCTTGGCTCGTGGACTCCGAAATGCTGCTAAACTGATTGAG GATGGTTCTTTGGCTGAGCTTGTTCGTAAACGATATTCTAGCTTTGACACAGAACTTGGTGCCCAGATTGAG GCTGGTAAAGCTGATTTTGAAATGCTTGAGAAGAAAGCCATGGAATGGGGAGAGCCCAAGGTTGCTTCAGCCAAGCAG GAACTTGCAGAGATGATTTTCCAATCTGCACTTTAG
- the LOC105766909 gene encoding uncharacterized protein LOC105766909, whose protein sequence is MEKKTNENFRQYARRWREVAAQVQPPLLEKEITMLFINTLKAPFLNHMLGSATKSFSDIVMSGEMIENAIRCGKIEAGESTKRSAPRKKEHEINNTSTFNRDHSKSITESNPRPKVEKLQFTPIPVTYRELYQNLFDARVISPFYLKPMQPPYPKWYDASVQCEYHARTKGHSIENCTAFKKLVERLINLGIVKIGDSSGPNVAENSLPNHDNKGVNAIIEYGGRRVKANIAEIKTPLEWVWKQMMKRGLIKQVSIERPEGTKKFCEFHAEESHDIQDCTEFRTMMQNLMDSKELEFYKEIKGLEGGEVYAAEEGSTGKAQKANYPVVIIAKPMSRESGIQIAPKVVIQKPVSFPYKDSKKVPWNYNYNVTIPGEESLVNASGEDEGLYTRSGKRYDPANARVESGKGKALAVELGKAKTDKIEPRINQPIHRMLPIKVLNETYVADDISVNKLDRLVNNISADNFIFFNDDEIPPGGRGTTKALHVSTSGNICCQEC, encoded by the exons atggaaaagaaaactaatgAGAACTTTCGCCAGTATGCTCGGAGATGGAGGGAGGTAGCAGCACAAGTTCAACCACCACTTTTAGAGAAGGAGATAACCATGCTTTTTATCAATACCTTGAAAGCTCCATTTCTCAATCACATGTTGGGCAGTGCCACTAAAAGCTTTTCAGACATAGTGATGTCTGGAGAAATGATAGAGAACGCCATAAGATGTGGCAAGATTGAAGCAGGAGAAAGTACTAAAAGGTCGGCTCCAAGGAAAAAGGAACATGAGATAAACAATACAAGCACGTTTAACAGGGACCATTCTAAATCAATCACG GAATCCAATCCAAGGCCAAAGGTAGAGAAACTTCAATTCACACCCATCCCAGTGACGTATAGGGAATTGTACCAGAACTTATTCGATGCACGTGTGATATCTCCATTTTACCTCAAACCTATGCAACCTCCATACCCTAAGTGGTATGACGCAAGCGTTCAATGCGAGTATCACGCGAGGACCAAGGGGCACTCAATTGAAAACTGCACTGCATTCAAGAAGTTAGTTGAAAGACTTATCAATTTGGGGATCGTAAAGATAGGTGACTCATCAGGACCAAATGTAGCAGAGAATTCGTTGCCCAACCATGATAATAAAGGGGTGAATGCGATAATTGAATATGGAGGAAGGAGAGTCAAAGCCAACATAGCAGAGATAAAGACCCCCCTTGAATGGGTTTGGAAACAAATGATGAAAAGAGGTCTCATCAAGCAAGTTTCAATAGAAAGGCCTGAAGGAACAAAGAAATTTTGCGAGTTTCATGCAGAGGAAAGCCATGACATCCAAGATTGCACCGAGTTCAGAACTATGATGCAAAACTTAATGGATAGCAAAGAGTTGGAGTTTTATAAAGAGATTAAGGGACTAGAAGGAGGAGAGGTTTATGCTGCAGAAGAAGGATCCACGGGGAAAGCCCAAAAGGCTAATTACCCGGTGGTAATTATTGCAAAACCAATGAGCAGAGAATCTGGAATACAAATAGCACCAAAGGTCGTAATCCAAAAACCTGTATCCTTTCCCTACAAGGATAGCAAAAAGGTTCCTTGGAATTACAACTACAATGTAACAATCCCAGGAGAGGAGAGCTTGGTAAATGCTTCAGGAGAGGATGAAGGATTGTATACACGAAGTGGAAAACGCTATGATCCGGCAAACGCAAGAGTGGAGTCTGGAAAAGGAAAAGCCTTAGCGGTTGAATTGGGAAAAGCAAAGACAGACAAAATTGAGCCGCGCATCAATCAGCCG ATACATCGAATGCTACCGATTAAGGTGCTAAATGAAACTTACGTCGCTGATGATATCTCAGTGAATAAGTTGGACCGTTTGGTTAATAATATCAGTGCCGACAATTTCATCttctttaatgatgatgaaataccgccCGGGGGAAGAGGAACCACCAAAGCCTTACATGTTTCTACTTCTGGAAACATATGTTGTCAAGAGTGCTAA